A region of the Bryobacteraceae bacterium genome:
AGATATGAGACCGGACGGGGCTCAGCCGGATTTTGTGGCAGGCCGAGCCGCGCCAGCCCGATTCAGGCGGGAATCGGGAGCTGGATTTCCAGCTCGGAACCGCGGGCCGGGTGGGAGTGGAGTACGAGATCCCCTTCGAGCGCGCGGACGCGCCGCAGGATGCTCTGCGGGCCGAGCCGAAGCAATTCGAGTTCTTCCAGGGTGAACCGGCCGGCGAAGGGGAAGCCCGTACCGTCGTCGTCGATGCGGAGGAGGATGTGGCTGTTGTCACGGTCGAGCGTGACGGCGGCGCGGGAGGCGGCCGAGTGTTTGCGGATGTTGTTGAGGGCTTCGCGGACGATCTGGACGATTTCGGGGCGGGCTTCCAGGTCGTCGTGCATGGCCGAGGGAGCTGCCTTGAACGACGTGGGGATGCCTGAGTCTTTCTGAAAATGCGCGGCGGTGGCGCGGAGCGTGGCGGCCAGACCGGCGCCGTCGACTTCGACAGGCCGCATACCGCGGATGAAGGTGCGCACTTCGGTCACCTGCCGCGCGCAGACTTCCTGAAGCTGGCGCAGCTCGTCCATGCCCGCCTGGAAGTTGCGTTCGAGCATCTTGCGGAGGATCTCGAGGCGCATCTGGACGGAGATAAAGGTTTGCAGCGGGCCGTCGTGGAGGTCGGCGGCGATGCGTTCGCGCTCCTCCTCGCGGGCCTTCAGCGACTCCATCCGGTAAAGCACCGCCTGGCGGGAGGCCGACGAGAGCCTTTCGAGCAGGCTCTGCCGCTGGAGAGCGACGACGCAGCCAAACATGCCGAGCAGGAGGAGGACAGGCTGGAGCCGTTCGATGCCCGGAAGCGTCAGGCTGTTGACGAAGGCGAGCGTCAGGACGGTGGTCAGCAGCACGTCGCGCCATTCGAGCAGCGTGGAGGCGGCAAGGAAGAGATACAGGGCGGCGAAGGCCTGGATCCAGAAGTTCTCCGGGCCAGCCAGCACGACGCAGAGGAGGAACGCGGTGACGTCGAGGGCGGTGTTAAGAATGCCGCCGTGGTCGATGCGCTCGGCCCAGCGCCAGAAGATGGAGACGAGGCTGTAGACGGTGACGACGGACAGGATAAAGATCCATGTGGCCGCTTCCAGGCCGCGCCCCGCCAACAGGATGCCGAGGCAGGCCCCGGTGACCAGGGCCCGCAGGACGCTCAGATAGCGCCGCCACAGGTAGGGCAGCACCATCTGGTCGGCGTGGATCATGCCCGCCTACCTCACATACAGATAGAGCGTGTGGGCCCGGCCTTCGCCGTCGTCTTCGATGTGCTCTTCCTTGACGGGGATCCAGCCGGGAACGCCGAAATCGTGCGCCACCACGCGGGCGCCCTTGCGAAGCTGTTTTTCGAGCAACGGGCGCACCTTCTCCACCGCGGAAGGCAGCAGGTAGATGGTGATCAGGTCGGCGTCGGAATAGTCCTGCTGGAGGAGATCGCCGTGGATGATGCGGGCGCGTTTTTCGAGCCCGAGGGCGCGGATGCGGGCGGTGGACTGCTTCACCAGGTCCTCGTCGAATTCCACCCCCACGGCGTTGGCCTTGAAGCGGTCTGCCGCCATGATGACGATGCGGCCATCCCCGGAGCCGAGGTCATACATCTTTTCGCCCGGCTTCAGACCGCCGAGTTTGAGCATGTGCTCGACCACGGTCTCCGGCGTCGGATAGTAGGGCGCCAGTTTTTCGCCCTTGTCCTGCGCGGGTGCGGAGGCAGCAAGCAGCAGGCCGGCGAGCCCCAGCCTCAAGATGATCCTCATGATGCAATCGACTCCTTCTTCATGGAACGGCGTAGATGCGGACGGGGTTGCTGCGAATGCCCCCGGCCTCGACTGCCAGCTCGTGAATGCCCTCGTCGAGCAGCGCCGGCAGCTCTACCTGAACGAGGTAGAAGCCCGTGTAGCCGGGGGCGAGGGTCGCCTGCCGGACGGTGAGTTCGATGCCGCCGAGCCAGGCGCGGACGGGGGCAGCGACGGCAGGGGGATTTTCGAGCGGAGCGGGCAGGCCAGCGGGCCAGTCCGGGGTGACGCGTCCAAGGCCGCTCATGAGAATGTCGAGCGTCATGCCGCCGCGGGCCGGGTTCATGAGTTCGATGGGGGCGCCGGAGTCGGCGTCAAGCACCATTGCCGTGCCGTCCCGGTCCACGAGAATCGAGGGAGCTGTGGCCGCGACGGGGAGCCCGAAGCTCAGACGTCCCTGTTCGGCCTCGACCTCGACGCGGACAGAAGGGCCGCTCAGGCTGTAGGGAAGCTGGATCTGAGATTCTCCATCCGCGGCGGCAAGCACGGGAGCGGGTGCAGTGCCGGCGGTGGCCGAGGAGACGCGGGCGCCGAGCACGGTCATCAGCGCGCCAGGCGCGCCGGGCCGTTCGGCCAGGTCGGCGCTGTGGACGAGCCGCGGGGCGCGGCGCCGGTGTGGCGCAGGCGTGGCGTAAACGCCGTAACCCTCGACAGCCGCCAGCAGGGTGTTGCCGCCATCATCCAGCCGCACGTCGCGCACGGGGGCCGGGGGCAGGCCGGCCGTCAGGCGAGTCCAGGGAGTGGCGGGAGCGGGCGCGCGCAGATCGGCAAAAGTAGCATACAGGCCCTCCGACGTGGCGGCGTAGAGCGCGCCGGTTTCGCGGTCGGCGGCAATTCCAAAGACAGAGCCGCGCGGGAGGTTGGCCGTGAGGTCGTCCCAATACCCGCCGCCATTCAGCGTGCGCAGCAGGCGGGGTGCATCGGCGGCGCCCTGAGCCAGCGCCGCGAGGGCGAAGCTGCGATCCG
Encoded here:
- a CDS encoding 50S ribosomal protein L11 methyltransferase, with product MRIILRLGLAGLLLAASAPAQDKGEKLAPYYPTPETVVEHMLKLGGLKPGEKMYDLGSGDGRIVIMAADRFKANAVGVEFDEDLVKQSTARIRALGLEKRARIIHGDLLQQDYSDADLITIYLLPSAVEKVRPLLEKQLRKGARVVAHDFGVPGWIPVKEEHIEDDGEGRAHTLYLYVR